From a single Bacillus pseudomycoides DSM 12442 genomic region:
- a CDS encoding nitrate reductase subunit alpha produces the protein MKKKPSALMKRLKYFSPIDRYNDNHTQETYEDREWENVYRKRWQHDKVIRSTHGVNCTGSCSWNIYVKDGIVTWEGQELNYPSTGPDMPDFEPRGCPRGASFSWYIYSPLRVKYPYVRGVLWNMWQEELQNHKSPLDAWKSIVENPEKARTYKEARGKGGFIRASWDEVLQLVAASLLYTVIKYGPDRNVGFSPIPAMSMLSHAAGSRFMQLMGGPMLSFYDWYADLPPASPQIWGDQTDVPESSDWYNSGYIMTWGSNVPMTRTPDAHFLAEVRYKGTKVVSVSPDFAESTKFADDWISVKQGTDGALAMAMGHVILQEFYVDNQVEYFTNYAKQYTDFPFFVTLKQQGDQFVADRFLNANDIGRETKLGEWKPVLWNENTNNFATPHGTMGSRWDNEKKWNLRLEDEQTGEKIDPRLSLLGMEDAVETVQIPYFSDDGNKILERTIPVKKIATEKGDIFVTTVYDLTLANYGVNRGLGGQEPKDFNDDVPFTPAWQEKVTGVKRELIIQIAREFAQNAVDTNGRSMIIVGAGINHWFNSDTIYRAVLNLVLLVGAQGVNGGGWAHYVGQEKLRPAEGWQTIAMAKDWQGPPKLQNGTSFFYFVTDQWRYEDTPIGHLASPVVGNSRYQHHGDYNVLAARLGWLPSYPTFEKNGIELYKEAVASGATTGEEIGKYVAQKLKEKELKFAIEDPDNKNNFPRNLFVWRANLISSSGKGHEYFLKHLLGTTNGLMNDDSDSLRPEEIKWHEEAPEGKLDLLINLDFRMAGTALYSDIVLPASTWYEKHDLSSTDMHPFVHPFNPAIGSPWEARSDWDIFCSLSKAVSDLATELDLDPMKEVVATPLLHDTPQELAQPLGKIKDWSKGECEPIPGKTMPQIHVVERDYKTIYDKMTALGPNTGKQPIGTKGISWSAEKEYEQLKSRLGVIRTDSIAKGCPDITEAINAAEAVLTLSSTTNGHMAVKAWEALEKQTDLHLRDLAEEREEECFTFEQITAQPKTVITSPAFTGSEKGGRRYSPFTTNVERLIPWRTITGRQSFYLDHDMMKEFGETMATFKPILQHKPFRKSRPEVEGKEITLNYLTPHNKWSIHSMYFDSLPMLTLFRGGPTVWMNKDDAAEAGVSDNDWIECFNRNGVVVARAVVTHRIPRGMAFMHHAQDRHINVPGTKLTSNRGGTHNSPTRIHVKPTHMIGGYGQLSYGFNYYGPTGNQRDLNVVIRKLKEVDWLED, from the coding sequence ATGAAAAAGAAACCTTCAGCATTAATGAAACGTTTAAAATATTTTTCTCCGATAGATCGCTATAACGACAATCATACACAAGAAACATATGAAGACCGTGAATGGGAAAACGTGTATAGAAAACGATGGCAACACGATAAAGTAATCCGTTCTACACACGGTGTTAACTGCACTGGTTCTTGCAGCTGGAATATTTATGTGAAAGATGGAATTGTAACTTGGGAAGGTCAAGAACTGAACTATCCTTCTACCGGCCCTGATATGCCAGATTTTGAACCGCGTGGATGTCCGCGTGGGGCAAGTTTTTCTTGGTACATTTATAGTCCACTTCGCGTGAAATATCCATATGTACGTGGTGTCCTTTGGAATATGTGGCAAGAGGAACTTCAAAATCACAAATCACCGCTAGACGCTTGGAAAAGCATTGTGGAAAACCCTGAAAAAGCACGTACTTATAAAGAGGCGCGTGGTAAAGGCGGCTTCATTCGTGCTAGTTGGGATGAAGTATTACAACTAGTCGCTGCTTCCTTACTATACACAGTGATCAAATATGGTCCAGACCGAAATGTTGGTTTCTCACCAATTCCAGCTATGTCGATGTTAAGTCACGCTGCTGGTAGCCGCTTTATGCAGCTCATGGGTGGACCTATGCTCAGCTTCTACGATTGGTACGCTGACTTACCACCAGCTTCTCCGCAAATTTGGGGTGATCAAACAGATGTACCTGAAAGTAGTGATTGGTACAACTCTGGTTACATTATGACATGGGGTTCAAACGTACCAATGACAAGAACACCAGATGCCCATTTCTTAGCGGAGGTACGTTATAAAGGAACGAAAGTCGTTTCCGTAAGTCCTGACTTTGCTGAATCCACAAAATTTGCTGATGATTGGATTAGCGTAAAACAAGGTACAGACGGTGCGCTTGCGATGGCAATGGGACACGTCATCTTACAAGAGTTTTACGTAGACAACCAAGTGGAATACTTCACAAATTATGCAAAACAATATACTGATTTTCCGTTCTTTGTCACATTAAAACAACAAGGAGACCAATTTGTTGCAGATCGTTTCTTAAACGCGAATGATATTGGTCGTGAAACAAAGCTTGGCGAATGGAAACCTGTTCTTTGGAACGAAAACACCAATAATTTTGCAACGCCTCATGGCACAATGGGGTCACGCTGGGATAACGAAAAGAAATGGAACTTACGTTTAGAAGACGAGCAAACAGGCGAAAAAATTGATCCACGCCTTTCTTTACTTGGCATGGAAGATGCAGTTGAAACTGTACAAATTCCATACTTCTCCGATGACGGAAACAAAATATTAGAGCGAACAATTCCAGTGAAAAAAATTGCAACAGAAAAAGGCGACATTTTCGTTACAACTGTGTACGACTTAACGTTAGCAAACTACGGTGTCAACCGCGGACTTGGCGGGCAAGAACCGAAAGACTTCAATGATGATGTTCCATTTACACCAGCATGGCAAGAAAAAGTGACCGGAGTAAAACGAGAACTGATTATTCAAATCGCTCGTGAGTTTGCTCAAAATGCTGTTGATACAAATGGACGATCGATGATTATTGTCGGCGCTGGTATTAACCATTGGTTTAACTCTGATACGATTTATCGCGCGGTTCTAAATCTTGTTCTTCTCGTTGGTGCACAAGGTGTAAACGGTGGCGGTTGGGCGCATTATGTTGGGCAAGAAAAATTACGTCCGGCAGAAGGCTGGCAAACAATTGCAATGGCAAAAGACTGGCAAGGTCCGCCGAAATTACAAAACGGTACATCCTTCTTCTATTTTGTAACAGATCAGTGGCGCTATGAAGATACACCAATTGGCCATTTAGCATCGCCAGTTGTCGGCAACTCACGCTATCAACATCACGGTGATTACAATGTGTTAGCTGCTCGTCTTGGTTGGTTACCTTCTTATCCAACATTCGAGAAGAATGGAATTGAACTATATAAAGAAGCTGTCGCTAGTGGCGCAACAACGGGGGAAGAAATCGGAAAATATGTTGCGCAAAAGCTAAAAGAAAAAGAACTTAAATTTGCCATTGAAGACCCAGATAACAAAAATAACTTCCCGCGCAATTTATTCGTATGGCGCGCAAACTTAATCTCAAGTTCTGGTAAAGGGCACGAGTATTTCTTAAAACATTTATTAGGTACAACAAACGGATTAATGAATGACGATAGCGATTCATTACGACCAGAAGAAATAAAGTGGCATGAAGAAGCACCTGAAGGAAAGCTTGATCTACTGATTAACTTAGATTTCCGTATGGCTGGAACAGCACTTTATTCTGATATCGTCCTTCCTGCCTCAACTTGGTATGAAAAACACGATTTAAGTAGTACAGATATGCATCCGTTCGTACATCCATTTAATCCGGCAATCGGTTCACCGTGGGAAGCACGCTCTGACTGGGATATTTTCTGTTCCCTTTCTAAAGCAGTCTCTGATTTAGCAACAGAACTTGATCTTGATCCGATGAAAGAAGTTGTGGCAACACCACTTCTTCATGATACACCGCAAGAATTGGCACAGCCGCTTGGCAAGATTAAAGATTGGAGCAAAGGTGAGTGTGAACCAATACCAGGAAAGACAATGCCGCAAATTCATGTTGTAGAACGAGATTATAAAACAATTTATGACAAGATGACAGCGCTTGGACCAAACACTGGGAAGCAACCCATTGGTACGAAAGGGATTTCTTGGTCTGCAGAAAAAGAATATGAACAATTAAAGAGTCGATTAGGCGTTATTCGTACTGACTCTATCGCCAAAGGATGCCCTGATATAACAGAAGCAATCAATGCTGCTGAAGCGGTGTTAACCCTTTCTTCTACAACGAACGGTCATATGGCTGTAAAAGCATGGGAAGCTCTTGAAAAACAAACAGATTTACATCTGCGCGATTTAGCAGAAGAACGCGAAGAAGAATGCTTTACATTCGAACAAATTACTGCGCAGCCAAAAACGGTGATTACTTCCCCTGCCTTTACTGGTTCTGAAAAAGGGGGACGCCGTTACTCACCATTTACAACAAATGTTGAGCGCCTTATCCCTTGGAGAACGATAACTGGACGACAATCGTTCTACTTAGATCACGATATGATGAAGGAATTCGGTGAAACAATGGCAACATTCAAGCCAATCTTGCAACATAAACCGTTCCGTAAATCACGCCCTGAGGTAGAAGGAAAAGAAATTACACTAAACTATTTAACACCGCATAATAAGTGGTCGATTCATAGTATGTACTTCGATTCCTTACCGATGTTAACGCTGTTCCGTGGTGGTCCAACTGTTTGGATGAACAAAGATGACGCCGCCGAAGCTGGTGTTAGTGATAATGACTGGATCGAATGCTTTAACCGTAACGGCGTTGTCGTAGCACGTGCCGTTGTAACGCACCGCATACCAAGAGGAATGGCCTTTATGCACCACGCACAAGACCGTCATATTAATGTGCCTGGTACAAAATTAACGAGCAACCGCGGAGGAACGCATAATAGCCCAACCCGCATTCATGTAAAACCAACACATATGATTGGTGGATACGGTCAATTAAGCTATGGATTTAACTACTACGGTCCAACTGGTAACCAGCGTGACTTAAACGTCGTGATCCGCAAACTGAAGGAGGTAGATTGGCTTGAAGATTAA
- the narH gene encoding nitrate reductase subunit beta: MKIKAQVGMVMNLDKCIGCHTCSVTCKNTWTNRPGAEYMYFNNVETKPGIGYPKQWEDQEKYKGGWELKNGEIQLKSGSKMKRLMNIFHNPDQPTIDDYFEPWNYDYETLTNSPQRKHQPVARPKSAITGEFIDKIEWGPNWEDDLAGGHITGLQDPNVKKMEEDIKTDFENVFMMYLPRICEHCMNPSCVSSCPSGAMYKREEDGIVLVDQNACRAWRFCVSSCPYKKVYFNWQTNKAEKCTMCFPRIEAGMPTICSETCVGRIRYIGVMLYDADKVKEAASVEDEKDLYESQLTVFLDPNDPEVAAEAKKQGIPEEWIKAAQESPIYKMIIDWKIALPLHPEYRTMPMVWYIPPLSPIMNMVEGKGSNWQAEEIFPAIDNMRIPIQYLANLLTAGDESHIRLTLKKMAVMRTHMRALQINKEPDEAVLKELGLTKEDVEDMYRLLAIAKYKDRFVIPTSHREQVADLYSEQGSCGLSFAGGPGSCMTLS; this comes from the coding sequence TTGAAGATTAAAGCGCAAGTCGGAATGGTAATGAACCTAGATAAATGCATCGGCTGCCATACTTGTAGCGTAACGTGCAAAAACACCTGGACGAATCGTCCAGGTGCTGAATATATGTATTTCAACAACGTGGAAACAAAACCTGGGATTGGTTATCCAAAACAGTGGGAAGATCAAGAAAAATATAAAGGCGGCTGGGAATTAAAAAACGGTGAAATCCAGCTAAAATCCGGTTCGAAAATGAAACGTCTCATGAACATTTTTCATAACCCAGATCAACCTACAATCGATGATTACTTTGAACCTTGGAACTATGATTATGAAACATTAACAAATAGTCCGCAGCGAAAACATCAGCCGGTAGCTCGCCCAAAATCAGCAATTACTGGAGAGTTTATCGACAAAATTGAATGGGGCCCAAACTGGGAAGACGATTTAGCAGGCGGACATATAACAGGCTTGCAAGATCCGAACGTCAAGAAAATGGAAGAAGATATTAAAACAGATTTTGAGAATGTCTTTATGATGTATCTGCCTCGCATTTGCGAACATTGTATGAATCCATCTTGCGTTTCTTCTTGCCCATCTGGAGCGATGTATAAACGTGAAGAAGACGGGATTGTCCTTGTTGATCAAAATGCATGCCGCGCTTGGCGATTCTGCGTTTCTTCTTGTCCATATAAAAAAGTATATTTTAACTGGCAAACAAATAAAGCAGAAAAATGTACAATGTGCTTCCCGCGTATCGAAGCTGGTATGCCAACGATTTGCTCGGAAACATGCGTAGGACGCATTCGTTATATTGGGGTAATGTTATATGACGCTGACAAAGTAAAGGAAGCCGCTTCTGTCGAAGACGAAAAAGATTTATATGAATCTCAGCTTACTGTCTTCTTAGATCCAAATGATCCAGAAGTAGCTGCGGAAGCAAAAAAACAAGGTATTCCTGAAGAATGGATTAAAGCAGCTCAAGAATCACCAATTTATAAAATGATTATTGATTGGAAAATCGCCCTTCCTCTTCACCCAGAGTACCGGACAATGCCGATGGTTTGGTATATTCCACCGCTTAGCCCGATTATGAATATGGTGGAAGGGAAAGGAAGCAACTGGCAAGCAGAAGAAATTTTCCCTGCTATTGATAATATGCGTATTCCAATTCAATATTTAGCTAACTTACTTACTGCAGGAGATGAATCACATATTCGTCTTACATTGAAAAAAATGGCTGTTATGCGAACTCATATGAGAGCACTGCAAATTAATAAAGAACCAGATGAAGCTGTATTAAAAGAACTCGGTTTAACGAAAGAAGATGTAGAAGATATGTATCGCCTTCTTGCGATTGCAAAATATAAAGACCGTTTCGTTATCCCTACATCTCACCGTGAACAAGTTGCAGATTTATATAGTGAACAAGGAAGCTGCGGCCTTTCCTTCGCAGGCGGCCCAGGTTCTTGTATGACACTCTCTTAA
- the narJ gene encoding nitrate reductase molybdenum cofactor assembly chaperone → MKQGLQTAFSCASFLLSYPETGWREALPELQETIDTITHEEIHTLLTAFIKQAQEKTNDQLIDSYVYTFDFGKKTNMYLTYMNTGEQRERGIELLELKQHYQKAGFAVTDKELPDYLPLLLEFLANANEEDSEPIMSRYTKDIQALHGQLKEANCMYEPILAAILLAIDAWGVQAN, encoded by the coding sequence ATGAAACAAGGTTTACAAACTGCTTTTTCTTGTGCTTCCTTCCTTCTCTCCTATCCTGAAACAGGATGGAGAGAAGCTTTACCAGAACTACAAGAAACAATTGATACGATTACGCATGAAGAAATTCACACGTTGCTTACAGCTTTCATCAAACAAGCTCAAGAAAAAACAAACGATCAACTCATTGATTCTTACGTATATACATTCGACTTTGGAAAGAAAACAAATATGTATCTCACTTACATGAACACAGGTGAACAAAGAGAGCGTGGAATTGAATTATTAGAGCTAAAACAACACTATCAAAAAGCTGGCTTTGCGGTAACAGATAAAGAACTACCTGATTATCTACCGCTTCTACTTGAGTTTCTCGCAAACGCAAATGAAGAAGATAGCGAACCAATTATGAGTAGATACACGAAAGATATACAAGCATTGCACGGACAGTTAAAAGAAGCAAATTGTATGTACGAACCAATTCTTGCTGCCATTCTCCTCGCCATCGATGCCTGGGGAGTACAAGCGAATTAG
- the narI gene encoding respiratory nitrate reductase subunit gamma — MMDQFLWVLFPYIIFAIFIGGHIFRYNYDQFGWTSKSSELLEKKMLRIGSLLFHFGIMFVIGGHIMGILIPESVYTSFGISEHMYHMVAIGFGLPAGIASIVGLVILMYRRFTVKRIIATSTKGDYVALVLLFIVMLAGLSSTFFNIDAKGFDYRTTIGPWFRSLFVFQPKAEYMAEVPIWFKIHIIAAMGLFATWPFTRLVHVFSVPVKYLRRSYVIYRKRQPIESEKAKIQ; from the coding sequence ATGATGGATCAATTTTTATGGGTGCTGTTCCCCTATATCATTTTCGCAATCTTTATCGGTGGACACATTTTCAGATACAACTATGATCAATTTGGCTGGACATCAAAATCTAGCGAACTATTAGAGAAGAAAATGCTCCGAATCGGAAGTTTACTCTTTCACTTTGGCATTATGTTCGTAATCGGTGGACACATCATGGGAATATTAATACCAGAATCTGTATATACCTCTTTCGGTATTTCTGAGCATATGTATCATATGGTCGCTATCGGCTTCGGTCTTCCTGCAGGAATTGCTTCAATTGTTGGTTTAGTGATTTTAATGTATCGTCGCTTTACAGTAAAACGCATTATCGCAACAAGTACAAAAGGAGATTATGTCGCCCTCGTCCTCTTGTTCATTGTAATGTTAGCAGGTCTATCCTCTACATTTTTCAATATTGATGCAAAAGGATTTGATTATCGAACAACAATTGGCCCATGGTTCCGCAGCCTCTTTGTTTTCCAGCCGAAAGCAGAATATATGGCAGAAGTACCTATTTGGTTTAAAATCCATATCATTGCAGCGATGGGGCTCTTTGCAACATGGCCATTTACAAGACTTGTACATGTCTTTAGCGTTCCAGTGAAATATTTACGACGCAGTTATGTTATTTATCGAAAAAGACAACCTATTGAATCTGAAAAAGCAAAAATCCAATAA
- a CDS encoding YHYH domain-containing protein produces MKKNMKVLAMAVGLTIMGSTTAAYASPGGLDKNGGHTCRTNCGKYGLETGEYHYHNNWKQDNGKWYFYDQNGTKAKGWQQVGTIWYYFNGNGAMQTGWQQVGTTWYYFNGSGAMQTGWQSINGAWYYFNGSGAMQTGWQAISGTWYYFNGSGAMQTGWQAIDGKWYYFNGSGAMQTGWQLIKGVKYYFESNGAWNPNK; encoded by the coding sequence ATGAAAAAGAATATGAAAGTTTTAGCGATGGCAGTTGGTCTAACAATTATGGGATCAACGACAGCTGCTTATGCAAGCCCTGGTGGATTGGACAAAAATGGTGGACATACTTGCCGAACAAACTGTGGGAAATATGGGCTTGAAACAGGAGAATACCATTATCATAACAATTGGAAACAAGATAATGGAAAGTGGTATTTCTATGATCAAAATGGAACGAAAGCGAAAGGTTGGCAACAAGTAGGTACGATATGGTATTACTTTAACGGAAATGGAGCAATGCAAACAGGCTGGCAACAAGTAGGTACGACATGGTATTACTTCAACGGAAGCGGAGCAATGCAAACAGGCTGGCAGTCAATTAACGGTGCTTGGTACTACTTCAACGGAAGCGGAGCAATGCAAACAGGCTGGCAAGCAATTAGCGGCACATGGTACTACTTCAACGGAAGCGGAGCAATGCAAACAGGTTGGCAAGCAATTGATGGAAAATGGTACTACTTCAACGGAAGTGGGGCAATGCAAACAGGTTGGCAACTCATTAAAGGAGTAAAGTACTATTTCGAAAGTAATGGTGCTTGGAATCCGAATAAATAG